The Mesorhizobium koreense genome includes a window with the following:
- a CDS encoding carbohydrate ABC transporter permease: MRHSRPPRENSTLAVPLPEALKTPDASRVRQRNVLYGPWVPLGFVLPALVYFAAMFGYPLYYSISMSVRHFTVASFLTGVAPYVGLRNYVDLFTDRLFLAALGKTAIFTVFSIAGQMVIGMLLALFFRRAFPFSSAMRALLLAPWLLPIVVSASVWRWMFAQDTGIINYVLLSAGIVSEPVPWLIEPAYALCAVIFTNIWIGIPFSMAVFHSGLQALPKEIFEAAEIDGANAWQRFRFVTLPLLKPLTAIVFILSVTYTVKVFDLIFVMTGGGPAYGTETLAIRSYQLSFRDLDFGHGAAVGNVLILISLCFAFFYIRSFKRSLIVEEG, from the coding sequence ATGAGGCACAGCAGACCGCCTCGGGAAAATAGCACTCTGGCGGTCCCGCTTCCCGAAGCCTTGAAGACACCGGACGCCTCGCGCGTCCGGCAACGCAACGTCCTCTATGGGCCATGGGTGCCGCTCGGTTTCGTCCTTCCGGCGCTCGTCTATTTCGCGGCTATGTTCGGCTATCCGCTTTATTACAGCATTTCGATGAGCGTGCGGCACTTCACGGTGGCGTCGTTCCTGACCGGTGTCGCGCCCTATGTCGGACTGCGGAATTACGTCGATCTGTTCACCGACCGGCTCTTCCTCGCTGCACTTGGCAAGACGGCGATCTTCACGGTGTTCTCCATTGCCGGACAGATGGTGATCGGCATGCTGCTCGCGCTCTTCTTCCGGCGCGCCTTCCCGTTCAGTTCGGCGATGCGGGCGCTGCTGCTTGCCCCCTGGCTGCTTCCCATCGTGGTTTCGGCATCGGTGTGGCGCTGGATGTTCGCGCAGGACACCGGCATCATCAATTATGTGCTGTTGAGTGCCGGCATCGTCTCTGAACCTGTGCCTTGGCTGATAGAGCCCGCTTATGCGCTCTGTGCCGTGATCTTCACCAATATCTGGATCGGCATTCCCTTCTCGATGGCTGTCTTCCACAGCGGTCTCCAGGCATTGCCCAAGGAGATTTTTGAAGCGGCCGAGATCGACGGAGCCAACGCCTGGCAGCGTTTCCGGTTCGTGACATTGCCTCTATTGAAGCCGCTGACCGCGATCGTCTTCATCCTCTCGGTGACCTACACGGTCAAGGTGTTCGACCTCATCTTCGTCATGACGGGGGGCGGGCCGGCCTATGGCACGGAGACCTTGGCGATCCGGTCCTACCAGTTGTCCTTCCGCGATCTCGACTTTGGGCACGGCGCGGCCGTCGGCAACGTGCTCATCCTGATCTCGCTCTGCTTCGCTTTCTTCTATATCCGTTCCTTCAAGCGCAGCCTGATCGTGGAGGAAGGCTGA
- a CDS encoding ABC transporter permease, with amino-acid sequence MTGPSVATLWHRYAVAFILFVVSLLFYTLAALQTGQYSQLTFDGFMGLLQRMVALGFVAIGQMVVISGGAIDLSVANLVSLSAVLAAYLMQGDPGRIAEAVVVVVALAALIGAVNGALVALLGVNPLIATLGTSLMLQGILSVSYHALRGTAPKAFQQFAYGAFAGVPASVVSLAAAALVTGVALSHTRVGSRLFAVGGNARAARLAGIHDARVTIPAFVFSGVMCALTGLYLASRLGVGTPWVGRDGNYDLGSIAAVVIGGTLLAGGRGSITGALAGVMLFAVIDAVVNMLQIDPFLSQVLRGLIVVAAVGIYTFRTSGEVA; translated from the coding sequence ATGACCGGGCCGTCCGTCGCCACGCTCTGGCACCGCTATGCGGTCGCGTTCATCCTGTTCGTGGTCTCGCTTCTTTTCTACACGCTCGCCGCGCTTCAGACGGGGCAATATTCCCAACTGACCTTTGACGGCTTCATGGGACTTTTGCAGCGCATGGTCGCGCTCGGCTTCGTCGCGATCGGGCAGATGGTGGTGATTTCGGGCGGCGCCATCGACCTGTCGGTGGCCAATCTTGTCAGCCTCTCGGCCGTTCTCGCCGCCTACCTGATGCAGGGCGACCCAGGCCGGATTGCCGAAGCCGTCGTGGTTGTCGTGGCACTCGCCGCGCTGATCGGTGCAGTCAACGGAGCCCTGGTCGCACTGCTCGGCGTCAATCCGCTGATCGCGACCCTCGGCACTAGCCTGATGCTGCAAGGCATACTTTCGGTTTCATATCATGCGCTTAGGGGCACGGCACCGAAAGCCTTCCAGCAATTCGCCTATGGCGCCTTCGCCGGCGTGCCCGCCTCGGTTGTCAGCCTTGCCGCGGCGGCGCTCGTCACCGGTGTCGCGCTCAGCCATACCCGGGTGGGCAGCCGCCTTTTCGCGGTGGGCGGCAATGCCAGGGCGGCGAGGCTTGCCGGCATTCACGACGCCCGCGTGACCATCCCGGCATTTGTCTTTTCCGGCGTGATGTGCGCTTTGACCGGGCTTTACCTCGCCAGCCGCCTTGGTGTCGGTACGCCTTGGGTGGGACGCGACGGCAATTACGATCTCGGTTCCATCGCCGCGGTGGTGATCGGCGGCACGTTGCTTGCGGGCGGGCGCGGCAGCATCACCGGCGCCCTGGCGGGGGTGATGCTCTTTGCCGTCATCGACGCAGTGGTCAACATGCTGCAGATCGATCCCTTCCTGAGCCAGGTGCTGCGCGGACTGATCGTCGTGGCCGCGGTCGGCATCTACACGTTCCGCACGAGCGGGGAAGTGGCATGA
- a CDS encoding ABC transporter permease, giving the protein MRQVLKAMPALPLLIALLALMVYMSPFYRTVPGLMIFLQRAAPLVVLACGTSFVLIAGGFDLSLGSLITLVAIAGAMITQGDAALTAPAVAAVFAIGLVVGTVNGIVVAYVKVPSIITTLGTLLSVQGIAMAWSGGAPSSTLPENFRYLGRGRIHDVPVLGSLPVSVIVLVLVWAMTHWLLHRTNFGSMVFMLGDNPKAALLAGVPTRRVRVACFVISSLTAVIAGLLLGGYSGVSVDVGGDYALQAIAAAVIGGIVLLGGRGTIAGAASGALALYALFTVLNLFGVSEPVRLAVQGLILIAAAAFTARR; this is encoded by the coding sequence ATGAGGCAGGTCCTGAAAGCCATGCCGGCCCTTCCGCTGCTGATCGCGCTGCTGGCGCTCATGGTCTATATGAGCCCGTTTTATCGGACCGTTCCGGGCCTGATGATCTTCCTCCAGCGCGCGGCGCCTCTCGTGGTGCTGGCCTGCGGTACTTCCTTCGTGCTGATCGCGGGCGGCTTCGACCTCTCGCTCGGATCGCTGATCACATTGGTGGCGATTGCCGGGGCGATGATCACCCAAGGCGATGCCGCACTTACGGCGCCCGCCGTCGCCGCCGTCTTCGCGATCGGCCTCGTGGTCGGCACCGTGAACGGCATCGTCGTCGCCTACGTCAAGGTGCCGTCGATCATCACCACGCTCGGCACGCTTCTGTCGGTCCAAGGCATAGCGATGGCCTGGTCGGGCGGTGCGCCTTCGAGCACCCTGCCGGAAAACTTCCGCTATCTCGGCCGCGGCCGCATCCATGACGTGCCGGTGCTCGGGAGCCTGCCGGTCAGCGTGATCGTGCTCGTTCTCGTCTGGGCGATGACGCACTGGCTGCTGCACAGGACGAATTTCGGCAGCATGGTCTTCATGCTCGGCGACAATCCGAAGGCCGCGCTGCTTGCGGGCGTGCCGACCCGCCGCGTGCGCGTCGCCTGCTTTGTCATATCCTCCCTAACCGCCGTCATTGCCGGACTTCTGCTCGGTGGCTACTCCGGCGTCTCGGTGGATGTCGGGGGGGATTACGCGCTGCAGGCGATCGCCGCGGCGGTGATCGGCGGCATTGTTCTTCTGGGTGGGCGCGGCACCATCGCCGGGGCGGCCTCGGGCGCGCTCGCCCTTTATGCGTTGTTCACCGTCCTCAACCTTTTCGGTGTGTCGGAGCCGGTCCGGCTGGCGGTTCAGGGGCTGATCCTGATCGCCGCGGCGGCTTTCACCGCACGGCGATGA
- a CDS encoding SDR family NAD(P)-dependent oxidoreductase — translation MDMVGRLAGKRIIITGGVNNIGGEAVRLFIAEGARVVIADIDETGGKEAAVRHGPAAIFLRVDVTDEESVKNMVHDGVAWLGGLDALCQNAGLQYAGPIEELDALRWDRLFAVNTRGIFFGVKYAVPYLRRAGGGAIVNMASLAGKRGAPGVAGYCASKGAVVAFGNALALELAKDRIRVNTICPGWIDTPFNDAAIAHMGGRERQAEFVRQVVPLGRQGTPSEVAPLYVYLASDESSYMTGQALVVDGGIYN, via the coding sequence ATGGACATGGTCGGACGTCTGGCAGGAAAGCGCATCATCATTACCGGTGGGGTGAACAATATCGGAGGCGAGGCCGTTCGCCTGTTCATCGCGGAAGGCGCGCGCGTGGTCATCGCCGATATCGACGAGACGGGCGGAAAGGAGGCCGCGGTGCGGCACGGCCCGGCCGCCATTTTTCTCCGCGTCGACGTTACCGACGAGGAGAGCGTGAAAAATATGGTGCACGACGGCGTCGCGTGGCTCGGCGGCCTCGATGCGCTTTGCCAGAATGCGGGCCTGCAATATGCCGGTCCAATCGAAGAATTAGACGCCCTGCGCTGGGACAGGCTCTTCGCGGTCAATACGCGTGGCATTTTCTTCGGCGTGAAATATGCGGTCCCGTATTTGAGGCGGGCCGGCGGCGGCGCGATCGTCAACATGGCTTCGCTCGCAGGCAAGCGCGGCGCTCCGGGAGTTGCCGGCTACTGCGCCTCCAAGGGAGCGGTCGTCGCCTTCGGCAATGCGCTCGCGCTGGAACTTGCGAAAGACAGGATCCGCGTCAACACGATCTGCCCCGGCTGGATCGACACCCCGTTCAACGATGCTGCCATCGCCCATATGGGAGGGCGCGAACGGCAGGCCGAGTTCGTCAGGCAGGTAGTGCCGCTCGGCCGTCAGGGCACGCCGTCCGAAGTCGCGCCGCTCTACGTTTATCTCGCCTCCGATGAATCTTCCTACATGACCGGCCAGGCGCTGGTGGTGGACGGAGGCATCTACAACTAA
- a CDS encoding ABC transporter substrate-binding protein, which translates to MALVMRKARRSASRAYLKWSAAAVLGLAITGVAAARAETIRSMDYMTEPTANAAMQKAIDACVKQTGVAVDRQAVPYPDLIQKVLLAAASKTLPDIIYIDNSDVAQLADGGFIMPLSDVGMKAEGFVPALAALGDYKGTNYALPSANNTIGLYYNVDLLKKAGVEPPKTWAELKEVAKKLSGGQTYGLAFPGAPNEQGTFHTSTFVWSNGGSFDKLNSPQTIGALEYLADLVKIGAVSKSAITWGIDESRDQFLAGRAAMLIGGSWLMPQLDKHPDLHYGIVPIPTPKPGEQVKVPVGGELWVVSVTADKDAAKKTLECLSGPEVVLQYAEGRHNIPAVVSVMDQFNKDLPKMAPFVSEMAGAVSRTSVLGTAYPKYSAAYSAAMQAVLIGQKSAKEALDEAQQTASGK; encoded by the coding sequence GTGGCTCTTGTGATGAGAAAGGCAAGGCGCTCGGCGAGCCGTGCGTATTTGAAATGGTCGGCTGCGGCCGTGTTGGGACTGGCGATCACCGGGGTCGCCGCGGCGCGTGCGGAGACGATCAGGTCGATGGACTATATGACCGAACCGACGGCGAACGCGGCGATGCAGAAAGCGATCGACGCCTGCGTCAAGCAGACCGGCGTCGCCGTCGACCGCCAGGCGGTTCCTTATCCGGACCTTATACAGAAGGTGCTGCTCGCCGCAGCCTCCAAGACGCTGCCCGACATCATCTATATCGACAATTCTGATGTCGCCCAACTGGCAGACGGCGGTTTCATCATGCCGCTGAGCGATGTCGGCATGAAGGCCGAGGGTTTTGTACCGGCGCTCGCAGCGCTCGGCGACTACAAGGGCACCAACTACGCCTTGCCTTCGGCGAACAACACGATCGGTCTCTACTACAATGTCGATCTCCTGAAGAAGGCCGGAGTCGAGCCACCGAAGACCTGGGCCGAGCTGAAGGAGGTGGCCAAGAAACTCTCCGGTGGCCAGACCTACGGGCTCGCTTTCCCCGGCGCGCCGAACGAGCAGGGGACATTCCATACCTCGACCTTCGTCTGGTCGAACGGCGGCAGCTTCGACAAGCTGAACAGCCCCCAGACGATCGGCGCGCTCGAATATCTCGCTGATCTCGTCAAGATCGGCGCGGTATCGAAATCGGCGATCACCTGGGGCATCGATGAATCGCGCGACCAGTTCCTTGCCGGCCGCGCCGCGATGCTGATCGGCGGATCGTGGCTGATGCCGCAGCTCGACAAGCATCCGGACCTCCACTACGGCATCGTGCCGATCCCGACGCCGAAGCCAGGCGAGCAGGTGAAGGTGCCGGTCGGCGGCGAGCTCTGGGTCGTCTCCGTCACCGCCGACAAGGACGCCGCCAAAAAGACGCTCGAATGCCTCTCTGGCCCGGAGGTGGTGCTGCAATATGCCGAAGGCCGCCACAATATACCCGCCGTCGTTTCGGTGATGGACCAGTTCAACAAGGACCTGCCGAAGATGGCACCCTTCGTTTCCGAAATGGCGGGCGCGGTCAGCCGCACCTCCGTGCTCGGCACGGCCTATCCGAAATATTCCGCCGCCTATTCTGCGGCGATGCAGGCCGTGCTGATCGGGCAGAAGTCAGCGAAGGAAGCGCTCGATGAGGCACAGCAGACCGCCTCGGGAAAATAG
- a CDS encoding GMC family oxidoreductase, translating into MSETVTRKIDYLILGGGSAGCALAARLSEDETKSVTLVEAGRDLSLATMPDNIRARYPGRAFLDPLNVWTALQAVFSGAKTRRPHRAPRLYEQARVLGGGSAINAMVANRGAPEDYDEWAARGAEGWSGNVALEYFRKIERDVDFDDEFHGRDGPIPVRRLPPDRVSPFVRAVMDTLRLRGEPILPDQNGEWQDGVFPAAIAVSDEGERVPASIAYLTDQVRARSNLTILTGAYVRTLRFEGLRVVGAGIERDGKRQSLAAEETIVTMGGIHSACLLMRSGIGPASELQALGIVPRCDRPGVGKNLMEHPLIAVSAYLPAKARMADLAEHHDQALLRWTSSIENAPRGDMHFAIIGRTAWHEIGQRMGSILVWVNKSYSRGEVQLRSADPHDEPIVDFRLLSDPRDFNRLKEGFRKAAAILSDPGLRRTVGPVFPTSYSERVKKVSAPGLWNAIQLRLLAGMLDWSGPLRSAVIHSVVTLGVSLDKLLGDDAALGEFVGNSVAGVWHASGTCRMGAVDDPMAVTDGEGLVYGIAGLRICDSSIMPSIPRANTNMPTLMLAERLADVIKGKGLPPDGGNGFG; encoded by the coding sequence GTGAGCGAGACGGTGACCCGGAAAATCGACTATCTCATTCTGGGCGGGGGGTCGGCGGGCTGTGCGCTCGCCGCGCGCCTCTCGGAAGACGAAACGAAGTCGGTAACTCTCGTCGAGGCGGGACGCGATCTCAGCCTCGCCACGATGCCCGACAATATCCGAGCCCGTTATCCCGGCCGCGCCTTTCTTGACCCGCTGAACGTGTGGACGGCACTTCAGGCCGTATTCAGCGGCGCGAAGACGCGCCGGCCCCACCGAGCGCCGAGGCTTTACGAACAGGCCCGCGTGCTCGGCGGAGGCTCGGCCATCAATGCCATGGTCGCTAATCGCGGCGCCCCGGAAGACTACGACGAATGGGCGGCCCGCGGCGCCGAGGGCTGGAGCGGCAACGTCGCGCTCGAATATTTTCGCAAGATCGAACGCGATGTCGATTTCGACGACGAATTTCACGGCCGGGACGGACCGATCCCGGTCCGCCGGCTGCCGCCCGATCGTGTCTCTCCCTTCGTCCGTGCGGTAATGGACACGCTAAGGCTTCGCGGCGAACCGATCCTGCCCGACCAGAATGGTGAATGGCAGGACGGCGTCTTCCCTGCCGCCATCGCTGTCAGCGACGAAGGGGAGCGGGTGCCTGCCTCCATCGCCTATCTGACGGACCAGGTACGCGCCCGAAGCAATTTGACCATTCTCACGGGTGCATATGTCCGCACGCTGCGTTTCGAGGGGCTCCGCGTCGTCGGTGCCGGGATCGAGCGTGACGGCAAGCGCCAGAGCCTGGCTGCCGAGGAAACCATCGTGACCATGGGGGGCATCCATTCGGCCTGCCTCCTGATGCGCAGCGGCATCGGTCCGGCATCAGAGCTTCAGGCGCTTGGCATCGTACCGCGTTGCGACCGGCCCGGCGTCGGAAAGAACCTCATGGAACATCCGTTGATCGCCGTCTCAGCCTACCTGCCGGCCAAAGCGCGCATGGCCGATCTCGCCGAGCACCACGATCAGGCGCTGTTGCGTTGGACCTCCAGCATCGAGAATGCCCCGCGCGGCGACATGCATTTCGCGATTATCGGCCGAACCGCCTGGCACGAAATCGGCCAGCGCATGGGCTCTATCCTGGTCTGGGTCAACAAATCCTACTCCCGCGGCGAGGTCCAGCTGCGATCGGCCGATCCGCATGATGAGCCGATCGTCGATTTCCGCCTGCTTTCCGATCCACGTGATTTCAACCGGCTGAAGGAGGGCTTCCGCAAGGCTGCGGCGATCCTCTCGGATCCGGGCCTCCGCCGGACGGTTGGACCGGTCTTCCCCACGAGCTATTCCGAGCGTGTCAAGAAGGTGTCCGCCCCCGGCCTTTGGAACGCCATCCAGTTGAGGCTCCTTGCCGGGATGCTCGACTGGTCGGGGCCGCTGCGCAGCGCCGTGATCCATTCCGTTGTCACCCTCGGCGTCAGCCTCGACAAGCTTCTCGGCGACGACGCCGCACTTGGCGAGTTCGTCGGCAATTCGGTCGCCGGCGTCTGGCATGCCTCGGGCACCTGCCGGATGGGCGCGGTCGACGATCCGATGGCGGTGACGGACGGAGAAGGCCTAGTTTACGGTATCGCCGGACTGCGGATCTGCGATTCCTCGATCATGCCCTCCATCCCGCGGGCTAACACGAATATGCCTACGCTGATGCTCGCCGAGCGCCTCGCCGACGTCATCAAGGGCAAAGGGCTCCCGCCGGATGGAGGCAACGGTTTCGGATGA
- a CDS encoding sugar ABC transporter ATP-binding protein, whose product MDSVTEHGPAVMEKGAPILEMRGIRKSFGGIDVLHGVDLSCHRGTVTAICGENGAGKSTLINVLGGVFAPSAGEILIDGRPVSFSHPAQAKQRGIAVIHQEFNLLPYRSVADNIFLGREPTRFGFIDRARMDREAGAVLDRLGCTIDPGAACGSLAIAEQQLVEIARATSESARILVLDEPTATLNDAETHALFRLIDELRRSGVALIYISHRMAELRALADTITILKDGRQVATRPMAGIEIDEVVRLMVGRAIEDFFPPAASTTPGAALYSISDGAAGRLSGISLTLHAGEILGVAGLEGSGKAELARAMTGVLPFSHGAVRLFDGGGAPRSPREAARRGIGAIPEDRKGEGLGLVQSLRDNCALTMRALAPFLGRASGGCRGRKQIDALLDGVAVKAADHTMPVGQLSGGNQQKVLFARWSGIAPKVWIVIEPTRGIDVGARAAIYAMLRGFAEAGAAVMVVSSDLMEIIGLSDRICVMAAGRLVAELPRGASEEEIIRHAMRQAPVAAA is encoded by the coding sequence ATGGACAGCGTGACAGAGCATGGTCCCGCAGTGATGGAAAAGGGCGCGCCAATCCTGGAAATGCGGGGCATCCGCAAGTCCTTTGGCGGGATCGACGTTCTCCATGGCGTGGACCTCTCCTGCCATCGCGGCACCGTGACGGCGATCTGCGGAGAGAACGGCGCCGGTAAGTCCACCCTCATCAATGTATTAGGCGGCGTCTTTGCGCCTTCCGCCGGGGAGATCCTGATCGACGGTCGTCCCGTTTCCTTCTCACACCCTGCGCAGGCCAAGCAACGGGGCATTGCTGTCATACATCAGGAATTCAACCTGCTGCCCTATCGCTCCGTCGCCGATAATATCTTTCTCGGCCGGGAACCCACCCGCTTCGGTTTCATCGACCGGGCGAGGATGGATCGCGAGGCCGGTGCCGTACTCGACCGCCTCGGTTGCACCATCGATCCAGGCGCGGCCTGTGGCAGCCTGGCGATCGCCGAGCAGCAATTGGTGGAAATAGCCAGGGCGACCTCGGAGAGTGCCCGCATCCTGGTGCTCGACGAGCCGACGGCGACGCTGAACGACGCGGAAACGCACGCTCTTTTCCGCCTGATCGATGAGTTGCGGCGCAGCGGTGTGGCATTGATCTACATCTCGCATCGGATGGCCGAACTTCGTGCGCTTGCCGATACCATAACTATCCTCAAGGACGGCCGGCAGGTCGCGACGCGCCCGATGGCCGGGATCGAAATCGACGAGGTTGTCCGGCTGATGGTCGGCCGCGCGATCGAGGATTTCTTCCCGCCTGCGGCCTCGACCACGCCAGGCGCGGCTCTCTACAGCATCTCGGATGGTGCGGCAGGCAGGCTTTCCGGCATTTCACTTACGCTGCACGCGGGAGAGATACTCGGCGTCGCGGGCCTCGAAGGCTCGGGCAAGGCCGAACTGGCGCGCGCGATGACCGGCGTGCTCCCCTTCAGCCACGGCGCGGTCCGCCTGTTCGACGGCGGCGGCGCACCACGGAGCCCGCGGGAAGCGGCGCGACGCGGCATTGGAGCGATCCCGGAAGACCGCAAGGGCGAGGGGCTCGGCCTCGTCCAGTCGTTGCGCGACAATTGCGCGCTGACGATGCGCGCGCTGGCGCCCTTTCTCGGCCGGGCGAGCGGCGGCTGCCGTGGCCGAAAGCAGATCGACGCTCTGCTCGATGGCGTCGCCGTGAAGGCAGCGGACCACACCATGCCGGTGGGACAGCTTTCCGGTGGTAACCAGCAGAAGGTGCTGTTCGCCCGCTGGAGCGGTATCGCGCCGAAGGTCTGGATCGTCATCGAGCCGACGCGCGGCATCGATGTCGGCGCCCGCGCTGCGATCTACGCGATGCTGCGCGGCTTTGCCGAGGCCGGAGCGGCGGTCATGGTGGTTTCCTCCGATCTTATGGAGATCATCGGCCTCAGCGATCGCATATGCGTCATGGCCGCCGGCCGCCTTGTGGCCGAACTGCCGCGCGGCGCAAGCGAGGAGGAGATCATCCGCCACGCGATGCGCCAGGCTCCGGTGGCAGCGGCATGA
- a CDS encoding quinone-dependent dihydroorotate dehydrogenase, with product MGFYKNIARPLLFRLDPEVAHRLALAAAAKSARAGPRLRNSTSIADERLESTVAGLSFPSPIGLAAGFDKNGVAVDLLAGLGFGSIEIGSVSAEFSAGNPRPRLFRLPEDRAIAVAYGVPNDGAAVVASRLQWTHLAVPLGVNIVKTNLGSGAPPESADEIIADYVASARLLAPIADYLMLNLSCPNTTDGRDFFVDRSHLEACLTALGEIGLTLPVFLKVSPLGGIETVERMLAAADGASFVSGFMFNLPPGKPAGLKTPQDIWRTTPGAVSGPPSRALAEFCIRETWRRMDRDRYAIIGAGGVSSGEDAYRMIKSGASLTQMLTALIYEGPAIVRRATRELLRLMERDGVRRISEAVGAEARQE from the coding sequence ATGGGCTTCTACAAAAACATCGCCCGACCGCTTCTCTTCCGACTTGATCCGGAGGTAGCGCATCGCCTTGCATTGGCGGCGGCGGCGAAAAGCGCACGGGCGGGCCCCCGGCTCAGGAATAGCACGTCTATCGCGGATGAGCGGCTTGAATCCACTGTCGCGGGCCTTTCCTTCCCAAGCCCGATCGGGCTGGCGGCAGGTTTCGACAAAAACGGCGTCGCGGTGGACCTGCTCGCCGGGCTCGGCTTCGGCTCGATCGAAATCGGCTCGGTCTCGGCGGAGTTCTCGGCAGGCAACCCTCGCCCAAGGCTCTTCCGGCTGCCGGAGGACCGTGCCATAGCGGTGGCCTACGGCGTGCCGAACGACGGCGCGGCGGTAGTTGCATCGCGGCTGCAATGGACGCACCTCGCCGTGCCGCTCGGCGTCAATATCGTCAAGACCAATCTTGGTTCCGGCGCGCCACCCGAAAGCGCGGACGAAATCATCGCCGACTATGTCGCGTCGGCGCGCCTGCTTGCGCCGATCGCCGATTACCTGATGCTCAATCTGAGTTGCCCGAACACGACGGACGGCCGCGATTTCTTCGTCGACCGTAGTCATCTCGAGGCCTGCCTCACGGCGCTGGGCGAGATCGGTCTCACGCTCCCCGTATTCCTGAAGGTCTCGCCGCTCGGAGGAATCGAGACTGTCGAGCGCATGCTGGCGGCCGCCGACGGTGCCTCCTTCGTCTCGGGCTTCATGTTCAACCTGCCGCCCGGCAAGCCGGCAGGTCTGAAGACGCCGCAAGACATCTGGCGCACCACGCCTGGCGCCGTCTCAGGCCCGCCCTCCAGGGCGCTTGCGGAATTCTGCATCCGCGAAACCTGGCGGCGGATGGACCGCGACCGCTACGCCATCATCGGGGCGGGTGGGGTGAGTTCGGGGGAGGATGCTTACAGGATGATCAAATCGGGCGCCTCGCTGACGCAGATGCTGACGGCCTTGATCTATGAAGGCCCGGCCATCGTGCGCCGGGCGACGCGAGAACTTCTGCGCTTGATGGAACGCGACGGTGTCCGCCGGATCTCGGAGGCGGTCGGTGCCGAGGCAAGGCAGGAATGA
- a CDS encoding substrate-binding domain-containing protein, with translation MAQTGLIRALLRAGTLIALLLAMCGVTWAQVANVNVDKEFAEQMALMKAKPNGPADKPWEQWFDANLKDTSSYAKKGPYHLCFSNAGLGNAWRVTGWITMQAEVELDKDKIASFDHADGQSNDNKQISDIQSFINGGKCDALIVSPNTSAALTPVVEQACKHMPVVTFDRSVNTPCPVTAVRSIGGYAWGAAGAQFIVKNIPKGGKVLVLRTAPGIDVFETRWTAADKIFKDAGVDVVGNEFVGGDRAKTKAIVTDYITRIGQIDAVWVDLGTVSVAAAEAFQDMGMPYPVITGEDEQDYLQAWQKDGFKGFASTYPAYQWRTAVQATLKILEGKPVPAPEWILPQPVITKDNLAKFVNAKLSPLHFSMCGCEDMPGFPERWGGKK, from the coding sequence ATGGCACAGACAGGATTGATAAGAGCCTTATTGAGAGCCGGAACGTTGATCGCGCTCCTGTTGGCGATGTGCGGCGTTACCTGGGCGCAGGTCGCCAACGTCAATGTCGATAAGGAATTCGCCGAGCAGATGGCGCTGATGAAGGCCAAGCCGAATGGCCCGGCCGACAAACCCTGGGAGCAATGGTTCGACGCCAATCTGAAGGACACTTCATCCTATGCGAAGAAAGGGCCTTATCACCTCTGCTTCTCCAACGCCGGACTGGGCAACGCCTGGCGCGTCACCGGCTGGATCACGATGCAGGCCGAGGTCGAACTCGACAAGGACAAGATCGCAAGCTTCGACCACGCCGACGGGCAGAGCAACGACAACAAGCAGATTTCCGACATACAGTCGTTCATAAACGGGGGTAAATGCGACGCCCTGATCGTATCGCCCAATACCTCCGCCGCGCTGACGCCGGTGGTGGAGCAGGCCTGCAAGCATATGCCGGTGGTGACTTTCGACCGCTCGGTGAACACACCCTGTCCCGTAACCGCCGTGCGCTCGATCGGCGGCTATGCCTGGGGTGCGGCTGGGGCGCAGTTTATCGTCAAGAACATTCCCAAGGGCGGCAAGGTACTGGTGCTGCGCACCGCGCCGGGAATTGACGTCTTCGAGACACGATGGACCGCAGCCGACAAAATATTCAAGGATGCGGGCGTCGATGTCGTCGGCAACGAGTTCGTGGGAGGCGACCGGGCCAAGACCAAGGCGATTGTAACGGACTACATCACCCGGATCGGTCAAATCGATGCGGTCTGGGTCGACCTCGGCACGGTCTCGGTTGCCGCGGCGGAGGCCTTTCAGGATATGGGAATGCCTTATCCGGTCATTACCGGAGAGGACGAGCAGGACTACCTGCAGGCCTGGCAGAAAGACGGCTTCAAGGGCTTTGCCTCGACATATCCGGCCTACCAGTGGCGCACCGCTGTCCAGGCGACGCTGAAGATCCTCGAAGGCAAGCCAGTACCCGCGCCGGAATGGATCCTGCCGCAGCCGGTCATCACCAAGGACAATCTGGCGAAATTCGTCAACGCCAAGCTTTCCCCGCTGCATTTCTCGATGTGCGGCTGCGAGGACATGCCCGGCTTCCCGGAACGCTGGGGCGGCAAGAAGTGA